A genomic stretch from Hydrogenimonas urashimensis includes:
- the galU gene encoding UTP--glucose-1-phosphate uridylyltransferase GalU codes for MIKRCLFPAAGYGTRFLPATKAMPKEMLPVMAKPLIQYGVEEAVEAGMNIMAIITGRGKRAIEDHFDVSFELEHQIYGTPKEYLLQEIRALINQCTFTYTRQIEMKGLGDAIYKGRVLIGDEPFAVLLADDLCTNEDGDGILSQMVRVFNKYRCSIVAVQEVPMDQVHKYGVVAGKEIDEGLYMIDNMVEKPKADEAPSNLAIIGRYILTPDIFELIEQTEPGKGGEIQITDALMAQAKKGMVIAYKFKGKRFDCGSIDGFVEATNYFYEQSKKQNTKKTEKKSQ; via the coding sequence ATGATTAAACGATGTCTTTTCCCCGCTGCCGGGTACGGTACGCGTTTTCTCCCGGCCACCAAAGCGATGCCCAAAGAGATGCTTCCTGTCATGGCCAAGCCACTTATACAGTATGGTGTCGAAGAGGCAGTCGAGGCCGGAATGAATATCATGGCCATTATCACAGGCCGGGGCAAACGGGCCATCGAGGATCATTTCGATGTCAGTTTTGAACTCGAACATCAAATATATGGCACCCCAAAAGAGTATCTTCTTCAGGAAATACGGGCTCTTATCAACCAATGTACCTTTACGTATACCCGACAGATAGAGATGAAGGGCCTGGGTGATGCGATCTACAAGGGACGTGTTCTCATCGGTGACGAACCTTTTGCCGTTCTGCTCGCCGATGACCTTTGTACCAATGAAGATGGAGACGGGATTCTTTCCCAAATGGTCAGGGTTTTCAACAAATACCGCTGCTCCATTGTCGCCGTCCAGGAGGTCCCGATGGATCAGGTACACAAATACGGAGTCGTTGCGGGAAAAGAGATTGATGAGGGACTTTATATGATCGACAATATGGTTGAAAAACCGAAAGCGGACGAGGCGCCTTCCAACCTTGCCATCATCGGACGCTACATCCTCACCCCCGACATTTTCGAACTGATCGAACAGACCGAGCCGGGCAAAGGGGGAGAGATCCAGATCACCGACGCACTGATGGCGCAGGCCAAAAAAGGTATGGTCATCGCCTATAAATTCAAAGGGAAACGGTTCGATTGCGGTTCCATCGACGGATTCGTGGAAGCGACCAACTACTTTTACGAACAGAGCAAAAAACAGAATACGAAAAAAACGGAAAAAAAGAGCCAATGA
- a CDS encoding thiamine-phosphate pyrophosphorylase → MTNNNESGPKLFRLVDANLNRLKEGIRVIEDINRYLYDNQAIASQLKRLRHLATVENYLDLLPYRDIQNDVLKESVASELKREDETSLLLANYKRAQEAARVLEESFKLIDPSKAEDFKTIRYELYALEQENFAPLRGTGEKE, encoded by the coding sequence GTGACGAATAATAATGAAAGCGGGCCGAAGCTCTTTCGGCTCGTCGATGCGAATCTCAACCGTCTGAAGGAGGGGATTCGCGTCATCGAAGATATCAACCGCTACCTGTACGACAATCAAGCCATCGCTTCGCAACTGAAACGTCTGCGTCATCTGGCGACTGTAGAGAACTATCTCGATCTCCTTCCGTATCGGGACATTCAAAACGACGTGCTCAAAGAGAGTGTCGCGAGCGAATTGAAACGTGAAGATGAAACGAGTCTGCTGCTGGCCAACTACAAACGGGCACAGGAAGCAGCGCGAGTTTTGGAAGAGAGTTTCAAGCTGATTGACCCGAGCAAAGCGGAAGATTTCAAAACGATACGATACGAACTCTATGCACTGGAGCAGGAAAATTTCGCTCCGCTGCGGGGAACCGGGGAGAAGGAATAG
- a CDS encoding Bax inhibitor-1/YccA family protein has translation MSLYNRDYIHNQAAQRQEERAQQFAYEEPGVRSEAELADFIKKTYQLFAASCLAGAAGAYLGMGMAASIAQWYIGLVILEFAMLFGLYLTRKKPGLNMVMLFGFTFLTGITLVPLLAAVGMGVVAQAFFLTALISGGLSLYAMQSTRDFSSWGKPLLIALVILVVGSLINLFLGSPMLQVVIASAGALLFSFMIIYDTQMIIRGAFATPVEAAIAIYLDVLNLFISLLQILGIFGSDE, from the coding sequence GTGTCACTCTACAATCGTGATTACATTCACAACCAGGCGGCACAACGCCAGGAGGAGCGTGCACAACAATTTGCGTATGAAGAGCCGGGGGTTCGCAGCGAAGCGGAACTGGCAGACTTTATCAAAAAGACCTATCAGCTTTTCGCCGCATCCTGTCTCGCCGGTGCAGCCGGTGCCTATCTTGGCATGGGAATGGCTGCGTCGATTGCCCAGTGGTATATCGGCTTGGTCATTCTTGAGTTTGCCATGCTCTTTGGCCTCTATTTGACTCGCAAAAAACCCGGTCTGAACATGGTTATGCTCTTTGGATTCACATTCCTGACGGGCATCACCCTGGTGCCCCTGCTTGCCGCGGTCGGCATGGGGGTCGTCGCTCAGGCATTCTTTTTGACAGCGTTGATTTCCGGAGGACTCAGTCTCTATGCGATGCAGTCGACCCGGGATTTCAGCAGCTGGGGCAAACCACTGCTCATTGCACTGGTCATTCTGGTGGTCGGATCACTGATCAATCTTTTCCTTGGCAGCCCGATGCTGCAGGTGGTTATCGCCAGTGCCGGCGCCCTGCTCTTTTCATTCATGATCATCTACGATACGCAAATGATCATTCGCGGCGCCTTCGCGACACCTGTAGAAGCGGCTATCGCCATCTACCTGGACGTGCTGAACCTCTTCATCTCCTTGCTTCAGATTCTTGGAATCTTCGGAAGTGACGAATAA
- a CDS encoding D-2-hydroxyacid dehydrogenase, whose amino-acid sequence MKLVFLDAVTLGNDIDMDIFDQFGDVVVHQMTRKEETIERCREADIVITNKVIVDKEVMDTCENLKLICVAATGMNNVDLAYAKERGIEVRNVSGYSTDSVVQHTFAMLFYLMEKLPFYDRYVKSRGWTKSGIFTSIDRPFHELRGKQWGIIGLGTIGREVAKVAETFGATVVYYSTSGKNHDPLYPRMELDTLLSTSHIVSIHAPLNEKTENLLDFVRLEKIPAGSILLNLGRGGIINEGDLVRAIDDKEIYVGLDVTEREPLPEDSPLFDVAHPERLLITPHIAWTSIEARERLVAGIIHNIEVFLKKHTI is encoded by the coding sequence ATGAAGCTGGTATTTCTGGATGCCGTGACACTGGGCAACGATATCGATATGGATATTTTCGACCAATTCGGCGATGTAGTCGTGCACCAGATGACAAGGAAGGAAGAGACGATAGAGCGCTGCAGGGAAGCCGATATCGTCATTACCAACAAGGTGATTGTCGACAAAGAGGTGATGGATACCTGCGAAAACCTGAAGCTCATATGCGTAGCCGCGACGGGAATGAACAATGTGGACCTCGCCTACGCGAAAGAGAGAGGAATCGAAGTAAGGAACGTGTCGGGATACTCGACCGACAGCGTAGTGCAGCATACTTTCGCAATGCTCTTTTATCTAATGGAGAAGCTTCCCTTTTACGACCGTTATGTCAAAAGCAGGGGCTGGACAAAATCGGGCATTTTCACCTCCATCGACCGCCCGTTCCATGAGTTGCGTGGCAAACAGTGGGGCATCATCGGGCTTGGGACGATCGGAAGAGAGGTGGCCAAGGTGGCCGAAACGTTTGGCGCTACGGTTGTCTACTACTCCACAAGCGGAAAGAATCATGACCCCCTCTACCCCAGAATGGAGCTTGACACCCTGCTTAGCACATCCCATATCGTCTCCATTCATGCACCCCTTAACGAAAAAACGGAAAATCTGCTCGATTTTGTCCGTCTTGAGAAAATTCCTGCCGGCTCCATCCTTCTGAATCTGGGTCGGGGCGGTATCATTAACGAGGGAGATCTCGTTCGTGCAATCGATGACAAAGAGATCTATGTGGGACTGGATGTGACCGAGAGGGAGCCGCTGCCGGAAGACTCTCCGCTTTTCGATGTCGCCCACCCGGAGAGGCTTTTGATAACACCCCATATCGCCTGGACCAGCATCGAAGCCAGAGAGAGGCTCGTGGCGGGCATCATTCACAATATCGAGGTATTTTTGAAAAAACACACCATATGA
- a CDS encoding metal ABC transporter permease, with protein sequence MLEALQMPFFQHALIAGVLIAVAIGLIGPLTMANKMTFMSGGIAHATYGGVGAALFFGISILAGALIAALLAAAVVSFVAFRYRHRADTAIGIVWAVGMAIGVILADMTPGYNVDLMSFLFGSILAVSADDIRLMALFDLAALGIVWYFYYDFMALSFDPVFAKLQGVKTAFLHLLLLGLVAITVVLAMRLVGLIMLIALLTMPSFSAERYVKSLGQMVIFSIILSIIYIVAGLFFAYWYDLSAGPAIVVVAVFGTISLFSIKIVKG encoded by the coding sequence ATGCTTGAAGCGCTTCAGATGCCTTTTTTCCAGCATGCGTTGATCGCCGGGGTGCTGATTGCCGTTGCCATAGGGCTCATCGGTCCCTTGACGATGGCGAACAAAATGACCTTCATGAGCGGCGGTATCGCCCATGCCACCTATGGCGGGGTGGGCGCCGCACTCTTTTTCGGCATTTCCATTCTTGCCGGCGCATTGATCGCAGCACTCCTCGCGGCAGCGGTTGTCTCTTTCGTCGCATTCCGCTATCGCCATCGGGCTGATACGGCGATCGGCATCGTCTGGGCGGTAGGTATGGCTATCGGCGTGATTTTGGCCGATATGACCCCCGGGTACAATGTCGACCTGATGAGTTTTCTTTTTGGATCCATTCTTGCGGTGAGTGCTGACGATATCCGATTGATGGCTCTTTTCGATCTTGCGGCACTTGGTATTGTCTGGTATTTTTACTACGATTTTATGGCACTCAGTTTCGATCCTGTCTTTGCGAAACTTCAGGGGGTTAAAACGGCATTTTTGCATCTGCTGCTGTTGGGGCTTGTGGCGATAACGGTAGTCCTGGCGATGAGGCTTGTGGGGCTGATTATGCTGATTGCACTGCTGACGATGCCGAGTTTTTCGGCGGAGCGGTATGTCAAATCGTTGGGGCAGATGGTTATTTTTTCCATTATTTTGTCGATTATCTATATCGTAGCGGGACTTTTTTTCGCCTATTGGTACGATCTTTCGGCCGGTCCCGCCATCGTTGTCGTCGCCGTTTTTGGTACAATTTCGTTATTTTCGATAAAAATAGTAAAAGGTTGA